The following coding sequences are from one Candidatus Zixiibacteriota bacterium window:
- a CDS encoding elongation factor Tu produces the protein IAMEKELRFAIREGGRTVGAGVISEIVE, from the coding sequence ATTGCGATGGAGAAGGAGTTGCGCTTTGCGATCCGTGAGGGCGGCCGGACCGTCGGCGCCGGAGTCATCTCGGAGATTGTTGAGTAA
- the rpmG gene encoding 50S ribosomal protein L33, whose translation MPRDKITIACNDCKRRNYNLTKNKRLHPERVEYKKFCPFCNKHTLHKETR comes from the coding sequence ATGCCCAGAGACAAGATAACAATAGCGTGTAATGATTGTAAGAGACGTAATTACAATCTGACCAAGAATAAAAGACTGCACCCGGAGCGTGTGGAATATAAGAAGTTCTGTCCTTTTTGTAATAAACATACGTTGCACAAGGAAACCCGGTAG
- the secE gene encoding preprotein translocase subunit SecE has translation MGKLVKFLKEVRAELNKVTWPTTRELIGSTIVTIVVTVIISVFIGIIDRLLSMATGTIFG, from the coding sequence ATGGGTAAATTAGTCAAGTTCTTAAAAGAAGTCCGAGCCGAATTAAACAAGGTGACCTGGCCCACCACCCGGGAACTGATCGGTTCCACGATTGTAACAATTGTTGTCACGGTAATTATCTCGGTTTTTATCGGAATCATTGATCGGCTTTTATCAATGGCAACAGGAACCATTTTTGGGTGA
- the nusG gene encoding transcription termination/antitermination factor NusG: MTLRWYAVHTYSGHEQKAKKYLESIIASSGLQEKFGQILIPTEQVTEMKQGKRTTSTKKFLPSYILVEVDLDRVTQNLVINAPSITNFVGAGGKPHPLKKSEVDRIMGQVDSSRTAEVSDVPYKAGDAVKVIDGPFADFSGFVSEVNMERKKIKVMVSIFGRPTPVELDFLQIEPVKQKS; this comes from the coding sequence ATGACATTGCGCTGGTACGCCGTTCACACTTATTCCGGCCATGAGCAGAAGGCGAAGAAGTATCTTGAATCGATCATAGCTTCCTCGGGTCTGCAGGAAAAATTCGGCCAGATTTTAATTCCGACCGAACAGGTTACGGAAATGAAACAGGGGAAAAGAACCACCTCAACCAAGAAATTCCTCCCCAGTTATATTCTGGTTGAAGTGGATCTGGACCGGGTAACTCAGAATCTGGTTATCAATGCTCCGAGTATCACTAATTTTGTCGGGGCAGGAGGTAAACCGCATCCGTTGAAAAAATCGGAAGTGGATCGGATTATGGGGCAGGTGGACAGCTCGCGTACGGCCGAGGTTTCCGATGTGCCTTATAAGGCCGGTGATGCCGTCAAAGTAATTGATGGTCCTTTTGCTGATTTTTCCGGATTTGTCAGCGAGGTCAACATGGAACGGAAAAAGATCAAGGTTATGGTATCGATTTTCGGGCGTCCGACACCGGTCGAACTTGATTTTCTTCAAATTGAACCTGTCAAGCAGAAATCATAA
- the rplK gene encoding 50S ribosomal protein L11, whose product MAKKVETTIKLQIPAGNANPAPPVGPALGQHGLNIMEFCKAFNARTQNLGGIITPVLITVYSDKSFTFETKTPPASVLLKKAAGLQKGSGEPNRNKVGKVSSKQVREIAELKMVDLNAANVETAMMMVAGTARSMGIEVVD is encoded by the coding sequence TTGGCCAAGAAAGTAGAAACGACAATCAAATTGCAGATTCCGGCCGGCAATGCCAATCCGGCGCCGCCGGTGGGTCCTGCTCTGGGGCAGCACGGCCTTAATATAATGGAATTCTGTAAGGCATTCAATGCCCGGACACAGAACCTGGGCGGTATTATAACCCCGGTTTTGATAACGGTTTACAGCGACAAATCATTCACCTTCGAGACCAAGACACCGCCCGCCTCGGTGCTTTTAAAAAAGGCCGCCGGATTGCAGAAGGGTTCCGGCGAACCCAATCGCAATAAGGTGGGTAAGGTCAGTTCCAAACAGGTTCGCGAAATCGCGGAACTGAAAATGGTCGATCTGAACGCCGCCAATGTCGAAACAGCAATGATGATGGTGGCCGGAACGGCCCGGTCGATGGGTATTGAGGTCGTGGATTAA
- a CDS encoding 50S ribosomal protein L1: MKRSKKYQSYREKVDRTRAYPLDEAIKIMKENSYVKFDESVEVAARLGVDPKHADQMVRGTVSLPHGTGKKIRVLVFAAGEKEEEAKRAGADFVGSQELVEKIQGGWIDFDVAVATPDMMKVVGRLGKILGARGLMPNPKSGTVTMDLERTIKELKAGRIEYRVDRQSNVAVPVGKVSFSEDQIAENVRVFIDALIKAKPSSAKGTYMLGISLCSTMGVGLKLDHQAILADMKK, encoded by the coding sequence ATGAAAAGATCAAAGAAGTATCAGAGTTATCGGGAAAAAGTCGATCGCACCAGAGCATATCCGCTTGATGAAGCCATCAAGATCATGAAGGAGAACAGCTACGTAAAATTCGACGAATCGGTCGAGGTGGCGGCGCGGCTGGGGGTTGATCCCAAACATGCCGACCAGATGGTGCGCGGGACTGTCAGCCTGCCGCATGGAACCGGGAAAAAAATCCGGGTTCTCGTATTTGCCGCCGGCGAAAAAGAAGAGGAGGCCAAACGGGCCGGGGCTGATTTTGTTGGCTCTCAGGAACTGGTGGAAAAAATTCAGGGCGGCTGGATTGATTTCGATGTTGCCGTGGCCACGCCGGATATGATGAAAGTCGTCGGCCGACTGGGTAAAATTTTGGGCGCCCGGGGTCTGATGCCCAACCCGAAGTCGGGAACGGTGACCATGGATCTGGAACGGACAATTAAAGAACTGAAAGCAGGTCGAATTGAATATCGAGTCGACCGCCAATCCAATGTGGCTGTTCCGGTCGGTAAAGTATCCTTTTCCGAAGATCAGATTGCCGAGAATGTCAGGGTTTTTATTGATGCCCTTATTAAAGCCAAGCCTTCTTCGGCCAAAGGAACATATATGCTGGGTATTTCCCTGTGTTCCACGATGGGGGTCGGCCTGAAACTGGATCACCAAGCCATACTGGCGGATATGAAGAAATAG
- a CDS encoding 50S ribosomal protein L10, whose protein sequence is MPKPEKIAKVNDIKRHLEESNSIFVTDYTGLNVADITVLRKNLRENSVTYLVAKNTLLKIAAQETGFDGIVSHLTGQTAIAFTKADPVIPAKILYDSFKDKEKPVIRTFVLDKEIYPGTDIVRLAELPSREILLSQIIAAVEAPISSTIMSIDAVFQELMATVEALAQAKG, encoded by the coding sequence ATGCCGAAACCGGAAAAAATTGCAAAAGTCAATGACATAAAAAGACACCTTGAGGAATCGAATTCCATCTTTGTAACCGATTACACCGGTCTCAATGTGGCGGATATTACGGTTCTCAGGAAGAATCTTCGGGAAAACTCGGTCACATATCTGGTGGCCAAAAATACCCTGTTGAAAATTGCCGCCCAGGAAACCGGGTTTGATGGTATTGTAAGCCATCTCACCGGTCAAACGGCCATTGCTTTTACAAAGGCCGATCCCGTGATTCCGGCCAAAATTCTATATGATTCATTTAAGGATAAAGAGAAACCGGTTATCCGGACTTTTGTCCTTGATAAAGAAATTTATCCCGGGACTGATATCGTCCGCCTGGCGGAACTTCCGTCCCGAGAGATTCTCCTGTCCCAAATTATTGCTGCCGTCGAGGCCCCGATCAGTTCCACGATTATGTCAATCGATGCCGTTTTCCAGGAACTAATGGCAACGGTCGAGGCTCTGGCTCAGGCGAAAGGATAA